In one Candidatus Zixiibacteriota bacterium genomic region, the following are encoded:
- a CDS encoding response regulator, whose protein sequence is MENKKPQIKLLFVDDEDDFRQAAARTLGRRGFIVTEAADGQEALGRVKQARPDIVVLDLKMPGMSGIETLQKLREFEENLPVLILTGHGDFDSAMAGIKLEIVDFLQKPVDMEQLGDKIRVMLDRGRNKTLRERTIFELMVPPAFYPRVYDDEPMTSVLEELRKAFYRPVPEGVRSGQVRSALVFSRKGEFRGIIRFNDLLKLLIPPSISHSPYASFFTGMFLAQCKVIGQRFIGDLVDDQAMVAVDASLMEAIHLMDEHHLINIAVMRDNELVGVLRGRDIILEVADCLGSV, encoded by the coding sequence ATGGAAAATAAAAAACCCCAAATTAAGCTGCTTTTTGTCGATGATGAGGACGATTTCCGTCAGGCCGCGGCGCGGACTCTGGGACGACGCGGTTTCATTGTGACCGAGGCGGCTGACGGCCAGGAGGCTCTGGGACGGGTCAAACAGGCCCGGCCCGATATTGTCGTTCTGGATCTCAAGATGCCCGGGATGAGCGGGATCGAAACCTTGCAGAAACTGCGCGAGTTCGAGGAAAACCTGCCGGTTCTGATTCTGACCGGGCATGGCGATTTCGATTCGGCTATGGCCGGAATCAAGCTGGAGATTGTCGATTTTCTCCAGAAACCGGTCGATATGGAACAGCTCGGCGATAAAATCCGCGTCATGCTCGACCGGGGACGAAATAAAACCCTGCGCGAAAGAACCATCTTCGAATTGATGGTGCCGCCCGCCTTTTACCCGCGAGTCTATGATGATGAACCAATGACCTCGGTTCTCGAGGAACTGCGGAAAGCTTTTTATCGGCCAGTTCCCGAGGGCGTTCGCTCCGGTCAGGTCCGTTCGGCTCTGGTCTTCAGCCGCAAAGGAGAATTCCGCGGGATTATCCGGTTCAACGATCTTCTCAAACTGCTTATCCCGCCCTCAATCAGCCATTCACCATACGCTTCCTTCTTCACCGGGATGTTTCTGGCGCAGTGCAAGGTCATCGGCCAGAGGTTTATCGGGGATCTGGTCGATGACCAGGCCATGGTGGCGGTCGATGCGTCGCTGATGGAGGCCATTCATCTGATGGATGAGCACCACCTGATCAATATCGCCGTGATGCGGGATAATGAACTGGTCGGTGTTCTCCGGGGACGGGATATCATCCTCGAGGTGGCCGATTGCCTTGGTTCCGTCTAA
- a CDS encoding response regulator, which yields MNESGKKLKLLMVDDEVEFLESSSRALERRGFEVAIARDGVAALDMIQSEEYDVALLDVKMPGLDGVEVFRRFRKERPNMAVVILTGHGTIAQAFQTSREGIADYVAKPCDMDELADKLRRAAAKESAGEKTAGGEKPDETRIGPIQVLLVDDEIELFESLKNTLERRKMRVVTADSGDKALRILDEIPIDVVVLDVRMPGMDGLEVLKRIKKEMPAIEVILLSGHPSVDDAVNGIKMGASEYLMKPTDVQALITAINKVFNRRREALEIRQQELIEEIRQRYPD from the coding sequence ATGAATGAATCCGGAAAAAAATTAAAACTCCTGATGGTGGATGATGAGGTGGAATTCCTGGAATCGTCATCCCGGGCTCTGGAACGGCGGGGGTTTGAGGTGGCGATTGCCCGCGACGGTGTCGCCGCCCTGGATATGATCCAATCCGAGGAGTACGATGTGGCTCTGCTTGATGTTAAAATGCCGGGTCTTGACGGAGTTGAGGTTTTTCGGCGATTTCGCAAAGAACGCCCCAATATGGCAGTCGTTATCCTGACCGGCCATGGTACCATCGCGCAGGCTTTTCAGACATCCAGAGAGGGGATCGCCGATTATGTCGCCAAACCGTGCGATATGGACGAACTGGCCGATAAACTCCGCCGGGCGGCCGCAAAGGAATCGGCCGGAGAGAAAACCGCCGGAGGGGAGAAACCCGACGAAACCCGAATCGGTCCGATCCAGGTGCTTCTGGTCGATGATGAAATTGAATTATTCGAATCGCTGAAAAACACCCTGGAGCGGCGGAAAATGCGGGTCGTGACGGCCGACAGCGGCGACAAAGCCCTTCGGATTCTCGACGAAATCCCGATTGATGTGGTCGTTCTGGATGTCAGGATGCCGGGGATGGACGGGCTGGAAGTGCTGAAACGGATAAAAAAAGAGATGCCGGCCATCGAGGTGATTCTCCTGTCGGGGCATCCTTCGGTCGATGATGCCGTCAATGGCATCAAGATGGGCGCCAGTGAATACCTCATGAAACCGACCGATGTTCAGGCGCTGATAACGGCCATTAACAAAGTTTTCAATCGCCGCCGGGAAGCCCTGGAGATCAGGCAGCAGGAATTGATCGAAGAAATCCGGCAGCGTTACCCGGATTGA